GGGCCCGAGCGCTGGCTGGCCCTCGCCACCGGCTTGAATCGGGCGTCGAGCGCCGACCCCGGCGGAGCGTGATCCCGATGGCAGATGTGACGGTGCGGGCCCCCGCCAAGATCAACCTGCACCTGGAGGTGCTGGGTCTACGGCCGGACGGCTACCACGAGCTGGCGATGGTGATGCAGAGCATCGACCTGGCCGACACGATGGTGCTGCGCACCACCGCCGACGACACGATCCGGCTGCGCAGCGACAGCCGCGAGCTGCCCAGCGACGGCACCAACCTGATCGTCAGGGCGGCCGAGCTGCTGCGCTCCCGGGTGGGCCTGCCGGAACTGGGGGTGGACATCACGCTGCACAAGCGCATCCCCATCGGCGCCGGCCTGGCAGGGGGCTCGAGCGATGGGGCCGCCGCCCTGGCAGGCCTCGACGCCCTCTGGGGCCTGGCCCTGGGCCGCGAGCGGCTGCATGGCCTGGCGGCCGAGCTGGGATCGGACATGCCCTTCTGCCTGGAGGGCGGCACCCAGCTCTGCTTCGGCCGCGGGGAGCGGCTCGAGCCCGTCCCGGCGGCAGGGGCGCCCGGCCAGGCGCTGCTGCTGATCAAGCATCCCCAGGCCAGCGTCTCCACCCCCTGGGCCTACGGCCGCTGCCGGGACCTGCGGGGCGATTTCTACCTCGACGCCGAGGAGGACTTCGAACAGCGGCGCCAGGCCCTGCGTCAGGGCCCCCTGGTGGCGGCCCTGGCCGGCCGGGGCCCGCTGCCCCACCTGCGCAATGACCTGCAGGCGGTGGTGGAGCCGGAGGTGGAGAGCATCCGCGCTGGCCTCGAGCTGCTGCGCAGTGGCCCGGGGGCCCTGGCCGTCGCGATGAGCGGCTCGGGGCCGAGTCTGTTCGCGCTGCACCCGGATCTGGCCACGGCGGAGGCGGCCCGGGAGGCCCTGGCGGAGCCGCTGGAGGCCCTGGGCTTCGACACCTGGTGCTGCCGCTGCGGCGGATCCGGTGTCAGCCTGGTGACGGATGGATCCGCACCATGACCGACGAACGCCCCGCCCCGCCGCCGCGCAAGGGACCCCTCAGCTTCCTCTCCGGTGCCATCACCAGCGGCCTGCTGGCCTGGCTGAGCCTGGGGGTGAGCCAGCGGGTGGTGGGCTGGTACGTGACCCACCCGCCCCACTTCGACTCGGCCTTCGCCCAGAGCATCGCCACCGCCATGAAGACGCTGATGGTGGGGATGTGTTTCCTGGCCACCTTCACCTTCGCCTTCATCGGCCTGGGGCTGTTCCTGGTGTTCATCCGCAGCCTTTGGTCGGCCGAGGCCGAATCCCCTTCCTAAGCTGCCCACCAGCCGCCCTTCCCCCCGATGACACCCCACGATCTGGGTCTGCTGGTGGTCCTGCTGCTGCCGGGCATGCTGCTGTCGGTCCTGCTGCTCAGCACCTTCGCCGCCGGCGGCTGAGATAGGTTGGCCGCGCACAGGCCCCTGCTCCGTGGCTGAAACTCTTCTGTTCAACGCCTTGCGCGAAGCCATCGACGAGGAGATGGCCCGCGACCCCCATGTCTGTGTCATGGGAGAGGACGTGGGCCACTACGGCGGCTCTTACAAGGTCACCAAGGATCTGTTCGAGAAGTACGGCGAACTGCGGGTGCTGGACACCCCCATCGCCGAGAACAGCTTCACCGGCATGGCCGTCGGCGCCGCCATGACCGGCCTGCGGCCGATCGTGGAAGGCATGAACATGGGCTTTCTGCTGCTTGCCTTCAACCAGATCTCCAACAACATGGGGATGCTGCGTTACACCAGCGGCGGTAACTACACGATCCCGGCGGTGGTGCGCGGGCCCGGCGGCGTCGGCCGCCAGCTCGGAGCCGAGCACAGCCAGCGCCTTGAGGCCTACTTCCATGCCGTGCCCGGCATCAAGATCGTGGCGGTGAGCACCCCCACCAATGCCAAGGGCCTGATGAAGGCCGCCATCCGCGACAACAATCCGGTGCTCTTCTTCGAGCACGTTCTTCTCTACAACCTCAGCGAGGACATCCCCGAGGGCGACTACATCTGCGCCCTCGACCAGGCCGAGGTCGTGCGTGAAGGCAAGGACGTCACCATGCTCACCTATTCCCGCATGCGCCACCACTGCCTCAAGGCGGTGGAGCAGCTGGAGGCCGAGGGGGTCGATGTCGAGCTGATCGACCTGATCAGCCTCAAGCCCTTCGATATGGAGACCATCGCCCGCTCGATCCGCAAGACCCACAAGGTGGTGGTGGTGGAGGAGTGCATGAAGACCGGCGGCATCGGCGCCGAACTGATCGCCCTGATCACCGAGCACTGCTTCGACGACCTGGATGCCCGGCCGGTGCGCCTCTCCTCCCAGGACATCCCCACCCCGTACAACGGCAATCTGGAGAACCTCACCATCATTCAGCCCCACCAGATCGTTGCCGCGGCGCACGATCTGAAGGCGGGTCGACGCTGAGATGGGACGCCAACAGGGCTGGTTCGCCCTCATCCTCGCCCTCACCATCGCCTCCGGGGCCCTGCTGGCCAACTACGGCCTGCAGCTCGGCCTTGATCTCCGCGGCGGCAGCCAGCTCACCCTCCAGGTGATGCCGGCCGGGGCCATCAGCCGGGTGGATGCCGAGCAGCTGGAGGCCGTCAAGGACGTGCTGGAGCGCCGCATCAACGGCCTGGGTGTGGCCGAATCCACCCTCCAGGCCGTGGGCAGCGACCAGCTGGTGCTGCAGCTGCCGGGCGAACAGGATCCCAGCCAGGCGGCCCGGGTGCTCGGCAGCACGGCCCTGCTGGAGTTCCGGGCCCAGAAGCCCGGCACCGAGCAGGAAATGCAGGGCCTCCTGGGCCTCAAGCGCCAGGCCGAGTCGGTGCTGCGCTCCAAGCGGCCCCCCTCCGCCCTCGACGACCCCACGGCAACACCGCCACCGACACCGTCCTCCCTGTCGGCGGAGGACCTGGCCAAGGCGCTCACCTCCCTCGGGATCCAGGTTCCCGCCGGCAGCAGCGAGGTCGACCAGCTCGAGCTGCTGCTCCGGGAGACCAATCGCCGCATCCTTGTCCTCTACGGCCCTCCCCTGATCACCGGCAAGGACCTCACCAGCGCCGGCCGTCAGCAGCAGGCCACCGGCACCGGCTGGGAGGTGACCCTGGGCTTCAACCGGGAAGGGGGTGAGAAGTTCGCCGCCCTCACCCAGTCGATCGCCGGCACCAACCGGGTGCTAGGCATCGTCCTCGATGGCCGCTCGATCAGCGAGGCCAGCGTCGGTGAGCAGTTCAAGGTGGCCGGCATCACCGGCGGATCCGCCTCGATCACCGGCAACTTCAGCGCCGAGGAGGCCCGCGACCTGGAGGTCCAGCTGCGGGGGGGCTCCCTGCCCCTGCCGGTGAAGATCGTCGAGGTGCGCACCGTCGGCCCGTCCCTGGGGGCCGAGAACATCCGCTCCAGCCTCGTGGCCGGCCTGTCGGGCCTGGCCCTGGTGGCGGTGTTCATGGCCGTGGTGTACCGCCTGCCCGGGATGGTGGCGGTGCTGGCCCTGAGCCTCTACGCCCTGTTCAACCTGGCCATCTATGCCCTGATTCCCGTCACCCTCACCCTGCCGGGGATCGCCGGTTTCATCCTGTCGATGGGGATGGCGGTGGATGCCAACGTTCTGATCTTTGAGCGCATCAAGGAGGAGCTGCGGGCCGGCAACACCCTGATCCGCTCCATCGACACGGGCTTCTCCCTGGCCCTGTCCTCGATCATCGACGGCCACGTCACCGGCCTGATCAGCTGTGCCGCCCTGTTCTTCCTCGGCACCGGCCTGGTCAAGGGCTTCGCCGTCACCCTGGCGATCGGCCTGCTGCTCAGCCTGTTCACCTCCCTCACCTGCACCCGCACCCTGCTGCGGCTTCTGATGAGCTACCCGGCCCTGCGGCGTCCCACCTACTTCCTTCCCGCCCGCCAGCTGCCGCCCGTCCGGGCCGGCGCCGCCCCGGCGGGCGCGGCCTGAATGACTGCCATGACCTCCGTCCCCTCCCCCCGCTTCCGCATCAACCGCCACCGGCGGCTGGCCTGGCTGGGCTCGGGGCTGGCCTGCGGCCTGAGCCTGCTGGGCCTGGCCCTCTGCTGGCTGAACCCGGCCATCGGGGCCCCCCTGCGGCCCGGCCTCGACTTCACCGGCGGCACCCAGGTGCAGGTGGAGCGGGACTGCGCCCCCTGCAAGCCCGTCACCCCCGCCGAGGTGCGAGAGGGCCTCAGCCGCCTCACCCTGCCGTCCACGGAAGGGGAGCGCCCCCCCAGCCTGGGCAGCGCCTCGGTGCAGGTCCTGGACGGCGGCCGTTCCCTGCTGCTGCGCCTGCCGGCCCTCGACGCCGACCAGAGCACGGCCCTGGTCGGCGACCTGGCCACCCGGTTCGGGCCGCTGCGCTCCAGCGGCACCTCGGTCAACACGATCGGGCCCACCCTCGGCTCCCGACTGCTGCGCGGCAGCCTCATCTCCCTGCTGGTGAGCTTCGTGGCGATCTCCGCTTACATCACCTTCAGCTACAGCGGCATCTTCGCGGGGCTGGCCCTGCTGTGCCTGGCCCACGACGTGCTGATCACCTGCGGACTGTTCGCCTGGCTGGGGTTGCTTCAGGGCATCGAGGTCGATTCGCTGTTCGCCGTCTCCCTGATCACGATCGCCGGCTATTCGGTCAATGACACGGTGGTGGTCTATGACCGAATCCGCGAGCAGCGCCGCACCCTCGGTGATCTTCCCCTGGTGGATCAGGTGGATGTAGCCGTGGATGCCACCCTCACCCGCTCGCTCTACACCTCGTTCACCACCCTGCTGCCCCTGGTGGCCCTGATCTTCTTCGGCGGCAGCACCCTGTTCTGGTTCGCCGTGGCACTCACGGTGGGCATCGCCGTCGGCAGCTGGTCGAGCATCGGCATCGCCCCCACCCTGCTGCCGGTGTTCTCGAAGCGATGAGGGGCCCCGACCGCAGCGAACCGAACCGCCGCGGCTGGCCCCTGCTGCCGGTGGTGCTGCTGGTGCTGGCCCTGATCGACCTGCGGGTGGAGCTGATCCTGCTCTGGGACCACCTCACCCTCACTTCCCTCACCGCCGCCATCCGCTCCCACCTCCTGGCCGTCACGGTGCTGGTGGCCCAGCCCTCCCTCTGGCACCACTACCGTCGCGTGCGCGGCTGAGGCGATCAGGCCCCCAGGGTGGATCCCTGCGATCAGGCCAAATCCCAGCGGTCCATCACATCCCGGACCAGCACCTCTTCGCAGACCACCTGCAGCACCACCACCAGGGGCAGGGCCAGCAGCAGGCCGGGCAACCCCAGGAGGGCCCCCAGACTCAGCTGGGCCATCAGCGCCACCGTGGGCAGCAGGTTGACGGTGCGGCTCAGCAGCAGCGGGGTGAGCAGGAAGGCCTCGCCGTTCTGCAGCAGCAGCCGCAGCACCAGCACCTGGACCACCTTGGCCGGCGAGATCAGCAGGGCCACGGCCAGGGGCAGCAGGGTGGCGGCGGTGGGCCCGATGGTGGGCACGAAGGTGAGCAGGCCGCACACCAGGCCGCTGAGCAGGGCCAGGGGCACCTGCAGCAGGGCCAGGCCGGCCCAGGTGGTGACGAACACCACCGTGCCCGAGATGGTCATCCCCGCCAGCCAGCCCCCGAGGGCCTCACGGCATTCCCCCAGCAGCTCCTGCATGCGCGGCCGGTAGAACCGGGGCGTGGCGGCGATCAGCAGCCGCTGGTGGCTGGCGGGATCGAGGGCCATCAGGATCGCCAGCAGCAGCATCAGCAGCAGCTGGATCGTGCTGTTGGCGGCGCCGCCGGCCACGCCGAGCAGCTGGCCGCCCAGGGGCTGCAGCCGGTCCCAGAGGGTTCCCTCGGCCAGCTGCCGCTCCAGGTCCCGCAGCAGGGGGGTGCTGGGGACCACCTTGCCGAGCCGCTGGATCAGTTCGGGCACCAGCTGGCTGAACTGGCGGACCTGGTCGATCAGTTCCGGCAGCAGCAGATTGGCGAGCAGCCAGCCGATCGTCAGCAGAAGCAGCAGCACCAGCGACAGGGAGGCCCCCCGGTTCAGGGGGGTGAGCCGCCGCAGCAGGCTGGTGGGCACATCGAGGGCCACCGCCAGCACCACGGCGCCGAAGAGGATCAGCAGCACCCAGCGCAGTTCCCATAGCAGCAGCAGCAGCGCCACCAGGGCCAGGGCCCCGAGCAGGGTGCGTGCCTTCATGTCCGCCGCCGTTCCCGCTTCCAGGGATCGAGGATGTCATGGATCAGCACATCCCGCAGCAGCACCTGGAGGCAGACCGCCAGCGGCAGGGCCAGCAGGAGGCCGAGGGGGCCGAACAGCAGGGTGAACAGCAGCTGGGCGGTGAGGGTGAGGCCGGGCAGCAGCTGCAGCTGGTGCTGCATCACCGAAGGGGTGATGACGTAGCTCTCGAGGTTCTGGATCAGGACGTACACCAGGAGCACGGCCAGGGCCTTCCAGGGGGCATCCAGCAGGGCCACCGACATCGGGAAGATGGTGCTAAGCGTGGGCCCCACATTGGGAATGATGTTGAGCAGGCCGGCCAGCAGGGCGTTCGCCGCCACCAGTTTCACGCCCAGCAGGGACAGCCCGATCGCCGCCAGCAGGCCCACGCAGAGGGAGCTGATCAGCACCCCCACCATCCAGCTGCTCAGGGCGGTGCCACAGGCCACCAGCACCTGGCGCAGGCGCCGCCGGTAGAAGGAGGGGGCCAGCAGCAGCATCGCCTCCCGGTAGGCGGTGGGCTGGGCGGCCACCATCAGGGAGACGGCCACCACGAACAGCGTCTGGAGCAGACCGGCGCCGAGGTTGCCGGCCACGCCCACCAGGCCGATGGCACCGCCACCGAGCCGGCCCAGCAGATCGGGGGGCAGGGAGGTGGGTACCGACAGGGTCGATTTGATCCAGTCCAGGCTGCCATCCCTGCGGCCATAGAGCATCTGGGAGGCACCCTCGAGGGTCTGGCGCAGCAGCTTGAGCAGCTCGTCCCAGGCCCGCGGCACCTGCAGCACCAGCTGACGGAACTCGCTGATGAAGGGTGGGATCACCACCGTGGCGACGATCAGCACCACCAGGATCACCAGCAGCAGGGCCAGCAGCAGGGCGAGGGGCCGGGCGACGCCGATCCGCTCCCGGATGGCGCCCACCAGGGTGCACAGGGCCATGGCGAGCACCACGGCCGCGAACAGGAGGATCAGGGCGTCACGCAGGCTCCACAGCAGAACCAGCGCCGCCAGCAGGGCGATCAGGCCCAGCCACTGGCCGAATTTCAAACCTCCTCCTGAGCCTCCTCGGCCGGCTCGTCGCCCTGGCCGGCGAAGCCGAGGCCGTGGCCGTCGGCGTAACGCTGGGCGAAGCGCATGAAGCGCTCGAAGTCGGCGGTGCTCTTCCAGGTGTAGGTGGCTTCCAGGGCACTGGCCTTGCCGTTGACAAAGCGGGCCTTCACCTCCCGGGTCACCATCTCGCCCTCCTCATCCAGCATGAACATGCCGGTGATGTCCCCCACCGACTGGGGCGCCAGGGCTTCGGGCTCCTCGAACACGAAGGTGGCCTGGCCGGTGCGGCCATCCCGTGAGCGGGTCAGGCGGATGTCGGGCACGACCGTCTCGTCCACCCCGCGGAAGAACTGAATGGCGGCGGCCATGGCACTCGCTCAAAAGGTGACTTTAGGCAGAGCCCGTCCCCGCTCCCCTGACGGCGCAGACCCCAGGCCAGGGCCCGTCGCTCCTGACATAGTGGGACCCACCCTGCTGCCTCTCCGGCCGGTCGTCTCCCCCATGCTCTCCGGTCCTCCGGTTTCCAGCACCGTCGATGCCGATCAGCTGCTGGAGCGCTTCCTTACAGCCTCGGCCCGCCAGCGCCGCAGCCTGCTGGCCAGCCTCGGTCAGGCCGGCACCGCCCTGCTGGATCGGATCCCAGACCGGCTTGACCGCCTCGATGCCACCGGAGACGACTGGGCCGCCGGCCACCTGATCCAGCTGCTGCTGGCCTCCGGTGACACCGTTCGCCAGGAGGCCCTGCTGGCCCGCCATCCCCAGGGCTGGCTCGCCGTCACCAGCGTCGCCGGGATCGACTACGCGCCGCTGCAGCAGCACCTGATGCGGCAGGCGTTCGAGGAGGCCGACCGGCTCACCAGTGACCACCTGCGTCAGCTGGCCGGCGAGGGGGCCGTGCGCCGGGGCTACGTCTATTACAGCGAGGTGGCGGCCATGCCCGCCATCGATCTCACCAGCCTTGACCGCCTCTGGACCTGCTACTCCCAGGGGCGCTTCGGCTTCTCCACCCAGGCCCGGCTGCTGCAGGCCTGCCAGGGGCAGTGGGAACGCCTCTGGCCCCGGCTGGGCTGGAAGACCGACGGCACCTGGACCCGCTACCCAGGCTCCTTCCAGTGGACGATCGAGGCCCCCGAGGGCCACATGCCCCTGATCAACCAGCTGCGGGGGGTGCGCCTCATGGACGCCCTTCTGCAACATCCCGCCATCCAGGCGCGCCTGGAGGAGGCAGCGGCGGGGCGCCCGCGTTAGGTTCCGGTTAGGCGAATGGGACTACCTGCTTCATGCAGCTCCGCTGGGCCGATTACATCACCCCCTCCACCCTGCAGCTGGCCCCGCTGGTGGAGTTGCTCCTTGAACCCATCGGCTGTGCCCTGCGCCAGGCGGAGCTCCAGCTCGGTCTCCAGGAGGCCCTGGTCAATGCGGTGCGGCACGGCAACGGCTGCGATCCGGGCAAGTGCCTGAGGATCCGGCGGATCGTCACGCCGCGCTGGGTGATCTGGCAGGTGCAGGACGAGGGCCCCGGCCTGCCCGCCCATGCCCGCCAGGCCTGTCTGCCCTGCCAGGAGGATGCCCCCTCCGGCCGGGGCCTGTTCCTCATTCACCACTGCTTCGACGACGTGCGCTGGAGCGGTCGCGGCAACCGGCTGCAGCTGGCGGCCCGGCGGGCGGCGGTCAGCGCCCGTGGGCAGGACAGCCCGGATCGCTGATCTCAGCCCGGAGCCAGGCCTGGGCGTTCTCCAGCAGGGCCATGGCGCGGAGGCGGCCGTCGGTGGGCGCCGTGACGGCGGGGTCGTCGGCGGCGAGCAGCTGCACCAGCGCCGCCGCCAGCTGTTCGGCGGCCCGCCGGGGGCGCTGACGCTTCAGGGCGTGCCACTCCCGATCGCCGATGCTGAGCTGGCGGTGCAGGCGCTCGGCCAGGGGCAGGGCCTCGGCGGGCCAGGAACGGCTCGCCGGGACGGCGGAGGCGGCCGTCGAGGACGATCCGGCTGGAACGGCGGGGGCTTCCACTGGACGATCGGACCGAAGTGGATCCATCCTGTCGCTCCAGGCCTCGCCCTGTCGATCGCGCCCCCATGAGACGTCCCCAGCGCCCCCGCCGCCCCCCGTCGCCGGGGGTGCTTCACCACCTGGCGGCGGTGCTGAGCCTGGCCGGTCGCCCCGGGGCGGTGGCCGGCAGCGGCGTCAGCCTGCGCCGTAGGCGCCAGCGCCTGGAGCTGGCCCAACGGCTGCTGGACCCGCTCCCGGAGGCCCTGCTGCCCCGCGGGCGCCACGGTGATCGCTTCTGGACGGCCCTGCGCTGGGGCGGGCTCGGGCTGCTGCTGGCCTGGCTGCTGAGGTCCTGATTCAGGCGCTGGCTTCGCCGACGAACTCGAGCGGATGGGGGCGCTGCTCCAGCGCCTCCACGTCCGAGTGTTTCAGGGCGATCCAGTCATCCAGCAGCTCCCGGCTGAAGACGTCGCCGACCAGAAGGTAGTCGTGGTCGGCGGCAAGGGCCGCCAGGGCGGCGCCCAGGTCGGCGGGGAGCGCGGCAGGCTGATCGCCCGGACGGTGGGCGGGCTCCCGATCGGCGGGGGGGCCGGGATCGATCTGGTGGCGCACCCCGTCGAGGCCGGCCAGCAGAATGGCGCTGAAGGCCAGGTAGGGATTGGCCAGGCCGTCGGCCTGGCGCAGCACCAGCCGCCGGCGGCCGGGGTCCCCGTCGGGCTCGGGAATGGCGACCACGGTGGCGGAGTCATGGCGGGCATAGGCCAGCCGGCTCGGCGCCTGGGGCCCGCTTCCCAGCCGTCGGTAGCTGTTGGTGCCCGGGTTGGTGAAGGCGGCCAGGGAGGGGCCGTGACGCAGCAGCCCCCCCAGGTACCAGCGGGCGGTCTGGGACAGCTCCCCGTAGGTCCCTTCCCCGGCGAACAGGGGATGGCCGACCCTCCAGAGGCTCTGGTGCACCGCCAGGCCGGCACAGGTGGCGTCGAGGCTGGGCCGGGGCAGGAAGGTGGCGCTCCAGCCGTGGCGGCGGGCCACGTTCCGCACCACGTAGCGGCTCACCATCAGGGCGTCGGCGGCCCGCAGCGGATCGTCGCTCGCCAGCGTGAGGTGCTGCAGTGGACCGGCCGCCCGCTGGAGCGGCAGGCGGGCCCGGATCCCCAGGGCCGCCAGGGTCAGCCCCAGCTCGCTGTGGAGCGCCTCCGGGATGGCGCCGCCGGGGGCGACCCGGCAACCGCAGCCGAGGTCGTCGGCCCGGGACGTGAGCTCCTGGAACAGGAAGTAGCCGGACTCGGTGCCGAAGCGGGCGGCATCCGCCAGTCCGCTGCCCGCCAGCAGAGCCAGGGCGCGGGTTGCCAGGGTTCGGGGGCAGTGGCGGAGGCGCCCAGCGCCGTCGGGCGGCCCCTCGACCGCGGCGATCAGGCTCAGGCTCCGGGGCGAGAGGAAGGGGTCGATCCAGGCGGTGGCCGGGTCGGGGTGGAGCAGCAGGCCGTCGAGGGCCAGGCCGTGCAGGAAGGCCCCCTCCCCGAAGTGATGGGCCTCCAGGCTGATCGACTGCCAGCGCCCCGCCAGGTCCGTCACCTTGAGGTCGATGCGCTCGATGCCGTCGTCCCCGAGGCGGCGCAGGACGTCCTGGGCGGAGGTGACCATGGCGGGAGGCGGATGGGAAGGCTGCCGCCACGATGGTGCCCCCCCGATCGGCCAGTGGCCGCGTAACCGTTTCTGTCAGATTCCCCAGAACCAGCCGCAGCACAGGAATCTGGCGGATTGCGAGTGCTACCTTCCGCTTCAGGTGCGTCGATCCGTTTCGTCCATGCGAGATGCCATCACTGGTCTGATCGGTCGCTACGACCAGCTGGGCCGCTACTTCGATCGCAACGCGATCGATCGGATCGATTCCTATTTCGCCCAGGCGGAGGTGCGGCTGGCCGCTGTCGAGCTGATCAACCGGGAAGCCGCCACCATCGTGCGGGAGGCGGCCCAGCGCCTCTGGCTGGAGGACCCCGAACTGCTGCTGCCCGGTGGCAATGCCTACACCACCCGGCGCCTGGCGGCCTGCCTGCGCGACATGGATTACTTCCTGCGCTACGCCAGCTACGCCCTGGTGGCCGATGACTTCACCATCCTCGACGAGCGGGTGCTCAACGGTCTCGACGACACCTACAAGAGCCTGGGGGTGCCCACCGGTCCCACCGTCCGCAGCATCGCCCTGCTCGGTGAGGTGATCGCCGAGATGCTGGCCGATGCCGGCATGGCCGACACCGGCCTGGTGCGGGCTCCCTTTGAACACCTCTGCCGCGGCCTCTCCTCCAGCAATGTCCGGGCCCGCTGAGGCGGCCGTTCCCTAATCTCCCTTCACGACTGCCTCCCCGCCAGGTCTTGCCTTCTCTCCCAGTGCCTTCCTCCGTCAGCAGCGCCCACCGGCTCACCCTGGACCCCATCGCCACCCCCGAGCGTCTGCTGCTCGGTCCGGGTCCCTCCAACGCCCACCCCACGGTGCTGCAGGCCCTGGCCCGGATGCCGATCGGCCACCTGGATCCCCTCTACATCGACCTGATGGGTGAGGTGCAGGAGCTGCTCCGCTACGCCTGGCAGACCGACAACCGCCTCACCATCCCGATGAGCGGCACCGGCAGCGCCGCCATGGAGGCGACGCTGGCCAACACCATCGAACCCGGCGACAAAGTGCTGGTGGCGGTGATGGGCTACTTCGGCCAGCGCCTGGTCGACATGGCCGGCCGGTACCGGGCCGAGGTGGCCACCATCGAACGGCCCTGGGGAGAGGCCTTCGACCTGGCCGAGATCGAGGCGGCCCTGATCGCCCACAAGCCCGCCATCCTGGCGATGGTTCACGCCGAGACCTCCACCGGGGTGTGCCAGCCGATGGAGGGCATCGGCGAGCTCTGCCGCCGGCACGACTGCCTGCTGCTGCTGGACACGGTCACCTCCCTGG
This genomic stretch from Cyanobium gracile PCC 6307 harbors:
- a CDS encoding glutamine synthetase family protein; translated protein: MVTSAQDVLRRLGDDGIERIDLKVTDLAGRWQSISLEAHHFGEGAFLHGLALDGLLLHPDPATAWIDPFLSPRSLSLIAAVEGPPDGAGRLRHCPRTLATRALALLAGSGLADAARFGTESGYFLFQELTSRADDLGCGCRVAPGGAIPEALHSELGLTLAALGIRARLPLQRAAGPLQHLTLASDDPLRAADALMVSRYVVRNVARRHGWSATFLPRPSLDATCAGLAVHQSLWRVGHPLFAGEGTYGELSQTARWYLGGLLRHGPSLAAFTNPGTNSYRRLGSGPQAPSRLAYARHDSATVVAIPEPDGDPGRRRLVLRQADGLANPYLAFSAILLAGLDGVRHQIDPGPPADREPAHRPGDQPAALPADLGAALAALAADHDYLLVGDVFSRELLDDWIALKHSDVEALEQRPHPLEFVGEASA
- a CDS encoding allophycocyanin subunit beta; amino-acid sequence: MRDAITGLIGRYDQLGRYFDRNAIDRIDSYFAQAEVRLAAVELINREAATIVREAAQRLWLEDPELLLPGGNAYTTRRLAACLRDMDYFLRYASYALVADDFTILDERVLNGLDDTYKSLGVPTGPTVRSIALLGEVIAEMLADAGMADTGLVRAPFEHLCRGLSSSNVRAR